One window of Sulfurospirillum sp. 1612 genomic DNA carries:
- a CDS encoding zinc ribbon domain-containing protein, with protein sequence MNKYLEQLIELSSIDKSIDGFEPRVQKIEKSLKISLEKESKIKSNIKIFEEEIKESELKKGKNEIHLSELSDKLQELSKKSSIVKTAKEVKALQLEEEIAKEQCDFANEEIERLDSYIESRNKSIEEEQAKLEVISQEVETIRDSISEELAAIEKEREAVYEHKQKLLPQIDQKILTFYEKIRKWAGNTAVAPVRKQACYGCFMRLNDKVYASVLKQEDIVTCPHCGRILYKETQENE encoded by the coding sequence ATGAATAAGTATTTAGAACAATTGATTGAGTTGTCAAGTATTGACAAAAGTATAGATGGATTTGAGCCTAGAGTTCAAAAAATAGAAAAATCTTTAAAAATTTCTTTGGAAAAAGAGAGCAAGATTAAATCAAATATCAAAATTTTTGAAGAAGAGATTAAAGAATCCGAACTCAAAAAAGGAAAAAATGAGATACATTTGAGTGAGTTATCGGATAAATTGCAAGAACTTTCCAAAAAATCCTCCATTGTAAAAACGGCCAAAGAAGTCAAAGCCTTGCAACTTGAAGAAGAGATTGCAAAAGAGCAATGTGATTTTGCCAATGAAGAAATCGAACGATTGGACAGTTATATTGAATCTAGAAATAAATCTATAGAAGAAGAACAAGCCAAACTTGAAGTAATCTCTCAAGAAGTGGAAACGATTCGTGATTCTATCTCAGAAGAATTGGCTGCGATCGAAAAAGAGCGTGAAGCGGTTTATGAACACAAACAAAAATTGCTACCTCAAATCGATCAAAAAATCTTGACATTTTATGAAAAAATCAGAAAATGGGCAGGTAATACCGCTGTGGCTCCTGTAAGAAAACAAGCTTGTTATGGATGTTTTATGCGACTTAATGACAAGGTATATGCTTCTGTTCTAAAACAAGAAGATATTGTGACATGCCCACATTGTGGTAGAATTCTCTATAAAGAGACACAGGAAAACGAATAA
- a CDS encoding multiheme c-type cytochrome — MIRIFVILLVLWAQTLEAKIPERYSSSKYCVGCHVQQGKDWKSTWHSRSNRSSNILYAKVLDYMASMSYKSAEDLEVNCAQCHSPKMGVKKVDASYAISKALGIETQETKAVHQAIHNETAQDGISCIICHNIANIKQTHHLNTRGFEAVTFGPSNVMSGPFKESHRTTYHKMVQKSYFRDDVNTLCKVCHDGYKEKGVYFYATGLEYDSVKSDQKCVDCHMSKHEKSIIAPIVQGKVKAVERETRAHLFKGARNSDILKSALKLQTSKHNDTLLLDLENITPHKLPTGFTGREIVIEVSYYQNSKRLKTLIKRINTLYVDKHGAETLAYIATKMASDTRLNPYEKRTYKLKIPTGATQAKVAIWYRLVKKSLVPLLHIKDPIFVKKYPIIDTDIAL; from the coding sequence ATGATACGTATTTTTGTCATTCTCTTGGTTCTGTGGGCGCAGACTTTAGAGGCTAAAATTCCAGAGCGTTATTCTAGTAGTAAATATTGTGTGGGGTGCCATGTTCAACAAGGCAAAGATTGGAAAAGTACATGGCATTCGAGGTCCAATAGGAGTTCTAATATTCTTTATGCCAAGGTATTAGATTATATGGCTTCAATGAGTTATAAAAGCGCAGAAGATTTAGAAGTAAATTGTGCGCAATGCCACAGTCCAAAGATGGGCGTAAAAAAGGTGGATGCTTCTTATGCGATTTCAAAAGCTTTAGGCATTGAAACCCAAGAGACAAAAGCAGTTCATCAAGCAATTCATAATGAAACAGCACAAGATGGAATTTCTTGTATTATCTGTCATAATATTGCCAATATCAAGCAAACACACCATCTGAATACCCGTGGTTTTGAAGCGGTGACTTTTGGGCCGAGTAACGTGATGTCAGGGCCTTTTAAAGAGAGTCATCGGACAACCTATCATAAAATGGTTCAGAAAAGTTACTTTAGAGATGATGTGAATACTTTGTGTAAAGTCTGTCATGATGGATACAAAGAAAAAGGGGTCTACTTTTATGCTACGGGATTAGAATACGATTCTGTTAAAAGTGATCAAAAATGTGTCGATTGTCACATGTCAAAACATGAAAAAAGTATCATCGCCCCTATCGTACAAGGAAAAGTCAAAGCCGTTGAGAGAGAGACTCGAGCGCATCTTTTCAAGGGGGCTAGAAATAGCGATATTCTCAAAAGTGCTCTGAAACTCCAAACATCAAAACATAATGATACATTGCTGTTAGATTTGGAGAATATCACGCCACACAAACTCCCCACAGGTTTTACCGGACGCGAGATTGTGATTGAAGTCTCATATTATCAAAATTCCAAACGATTAAAGACGTTAATCAAACGCATCAATACGCTCTATGTTGATAAGCATGGCGCTGAAACATTGGCATATATCGCGACGAAAATGGCTTCAGATACACGGTTAAACCCTTATGAAAAGCGAACATACAAACTCAAAATTCCAACCGGAGCAACGCAAGCAAAGGTTGCGATTTGGTACCGCTTGGTCAAAAAAAGCTTGGTACCACTTTTACATATCAAAGATCCAATATTTGTGAAAAAATACCCTATTATTGATACTGATATCGCGTTATAA
- a CDS encoding DUF3972 domain-containing protein, producing the protein MQNWLEIEEFSKLVHLNLSTIEEMIAKGRLSVKEENGRRFIEAIGASRSLVQQPQNDNINAPSLPGADFIEKTIGTILNLHEKVLDAKDETVDALKSENKFLKEALFSMQELYDNDRKTIETLNEQLKYSQEELEFTKRKYKMMWNKVIENYKPKE; encoded by the coding sequence ATGCAAAATTGGCTGGAGATTGAAGAGTTTAGTAAATTGGTTCATTTGAATCTTAGTACGATTGAAGAGATGATTGCCAAAGGTCGTTTGAGTGTTAAAGAAGAAAATGGCAGACGATTTATTGAAGCCATTGGCGCATCGCGTTCTTTGGTGCAACAACCTCAAAATGACAATATCAATGCCCCCTCTTTACCGGGAGCTGATTTTATAGAAAAGACAATCGGTACGATCTTGAATCTTCATGAAAAAGTGCTCGATGCCAAAGATGAAACGGTTGATGCACTAAAGAGTGAGAATAAGTTTCTCAAAGAGGCACTCTTCTCGATGCAAGAACTTTATGATAATGATCGAAAGACGATTGAGACTTTGAATGAACAGCTGAAATACTCACAAGAAGAGTTAGAGTTCACGAAAAGAAAATACAAGATGATGTGGAATAAAGTCATAGAAAATTACAAACCAAAAGAGTAG
- the waaA gene encoding lipid IV(A) 3-deoxy-D-manno-octulosonic acid transferase, with protein MKVFIYYTAVLCLYIIAIPFLLYLSFKSKYHHSIPARFFLRKNPRFTHHDIWFHACSLGEVNSLETIIERLEGYDVDLSVTTQTGYNRAKNIKNCDVRYLPFEIFLPFWISKHKTLVVTEAELWPLLFYVAKAKGIKTILLNARISDHSYHSYKNFSWFYRWVFAQVDKVFAQSEEDENRLRELGARDVEVLGNIKTFSQPKVSKTYAKPDKKVITIASSHEGEEALILESLKQQADEMLLVVPRHPERFKSVEVLLREYAKRHHLSFSKLSDSKSVDADVVLCDKMGELINLYPISDVVLLCGSFIDGVGGHNPLEPAFFEKKIISGPFVFNQKALFKKVSNIRVCSLEELGTIDFSTIKHSKILQSGALETLLQHITGEHK; from the coding sequence ATAAAAGTCTTTATATATTATACGGCGGTATTGTGTCTTTATATCATCGCAATACCGTTTCTCTTATACCTTAGTTTCAAGAGCAAATACCACCACTCCATCCCGGCACGATTTTTTTTGAGAAAAAACCCAAGATTTACCCATCATGATATTTGGTTTCATGCGTGCTCTTTGGGCGAAGTCAATTCACTAGAGACCATTATTGAGCGATTAGAAGGGTATGATGTGGATTTGAGTGTGACGACACAGACGGGTTACAACCGAGCAAAAAATATAAAAAATTGTGATGTTAGATACCTCCCTTTTGAGATTTTCTTACCGTTTTGGATTAGCAAACACAAGACATTAGTAGTCACAGAGGCAGAACTTTGGCCTTTGTTATTTTATGTGGCTAAGGCCAAAGGGATAAAAACAATTTTATTAAATGCTAGGATTAGCGACCACTCCTATCACTCTTATAAAAATTTTTCGTGGTTTTATCGCTGGGTTTTTGCTCAGGTTGATAAGGTCTTTGCGCAAAGTGAAGAGGATGAAAATCGCTTGCGAGAATTGGGAGCACGCGATGTGGAAGTGTTGGGAAATATCAAAACCTTCTCACAGCCAAAAGTGAGCAAAACGTATGCAAAACCCGATAAAAAAGTGATCACCATAGCCAGTTCTCATGAAGGAGAAGAGGCGTTGATTTTAGAATCTTTGAAGCAGCAAGCAGATGAGATGTTGCTCGTCGTCCCCCGTCATCCGGAACGATTTAAATCCGTCGAGGTCTTATTGCGAGAATATGCCAAGCGTCATCATCTTAGTTTTTCCAAACTAAGTGACAGCAAGAGCGTGGATGCAGATGTTGTTTTGTGTGATAAGATGGGTGAGTTGATTAATCTGTATCCCATCAGTGACGTGGTGCTGTTGTGTGGTTCTTTTATCGATGGAGTGGGCGGGCACAATCCACTCGAACCTGCATTTTTTGAGAAGAAAATCATCAGTGGTCCTTTTGTCTTTAATCAAAAGGCCCTTTTTAAAAAGGTTTCAAATATCAGAGTATGCTCACTAGAAGAGCTCGGCACGATAGATTTTAGTACCATTAAGCATTCTAAAATCTTGCAAAGTGGAGCATTAGAGACGCTCTTGCAACATATAACCGGAGAACACAAATAA
- the purE gene encoding 5-(carboxyamino)imidazole ribonucleotide mutase: MKFVSIILGSKSDYEVMQECAKILEKFSVMHEFIISSAHRSPERTHTYVKTAEEKGAQVFIAAAGMAAHLGGVVASLTTKPVIGVPMEGSTLGGIDALLSTVQMPAGMPVATVAIGKAGAINSAYLAMQILALEDEELKTKLLEDRVLKAKKVETDSASLEAIL, from the coding sequence ATGAAATTTGTATCGATTATATTGGGAAGTAAAAGTGATTATGAGGTCATGCAAGAGTGTGCTAAAATCTTAGAGAAATTTAGTGTGATGCACGAATTCATCATCTCCTCTGCACATAGAAGTCCGGAGCGTACCCACACATATGTCAAAACAGCAGAAGAAAAAGGCGCACAAGTTTTCATCGCAGCAGCAGGGATGGCAGCCCATCTTGGGGGCGTAGTAGCCTCATTGACGACCAAACCCGTGATAGGCGTACCGATGGAGGGCTCGACTCTAGGTGGCATTGATGCTCTGTTGTCTACAGTGCAAATGCCCGCGGGAATGCCAGTGGCTACCGTAGCGATTGGTAAAGCCGGCGCGATTAATAGTGCGTATCTTGCCATGCAAATTTTAGCACTTGAAGATGAGGAGCTAAAAACGAAACTACTCGAAGATAGAGTATTGAAGGCAAAAAAAGTTGAGACAGATTCCGCATCGCTAGAGGCGATACTGTAA
- a CDS encoding RluA family pseudouridine synthase, with translation MEKEKAYKLLAMQEGISNRVAKELIDRGLVYCQGKKINVARGLLEADAKFRVEKLAEVKVIFEDEFLIAVDKPAFLTSDEVEKKFDAKLLHRLDKGTSGVVLLVKDETFQKEAISAFKNRTVYKEYLAVVSGKIVEPISVNEPIISIKKGNIVYSKISKNGKDAITHITPMMVEGKQSKIKVVIETGRTHQIRVHLKSLGFPILGDTTYGGRESKRLMLHAHKISLLGYEFISPEPKEFARFAG, from the coding sequence ATGGAAAAAGAAAAAGCATATAAATTATTGGCCATGCAAGAGGGGATATCCAACCGCGTGGCAAAAGAGTTGATTGACCGAGGATTGGTCTATTGCCAAGGTAAGAAAATCAATGTAGCACGAGGTCTTTTAGAAGCAGATGCAAAATTTCGCGTTGAAAAGTTAGCCGAAGTCAAAGTCATATTTGAAGATGAGTTTTTGATTGCTGTGGACAAACCGGCATTTCTCACCTCTGATGAGGTCGAAAAAAAGTTTGATGCCAAACTCTTACACCGTCTTGACAAAGGGACAAGTGGCGTGGTCTTGCTTGTAAAGGATGAAACCTTTCAAAAAGAGGCGATTAGCGCTTTTAAAAACAGAACAGTGTATAAAGAGTATCTTGCTGTAGTGAGTGGCAAGATTGTCGAGCCCATCAGTGTTAATGAGCCGATTATCAGCATTAAAAAAGGCAATATTGTTTATAGTAAAATCAGCAAAAATGGCAAAGATGCCATCACGCACATCACGCCGATGATGGTGGAGGGCAAACAATCCAAAATCAAAGTTGTCATCGAAACAGGCCGAACACATCAAATACGCGTGCATCTCAAAAGTCTTGGATTTCCAATTCTTGGTGATACTACCTATGGCGGCAGAGAATCCAAGCGCTTGATGTTGCATGCCCATAAAATCTCACTCTTAGGATATGAATTTATCAGTCCTGAACCCAAAGAGTTTGCGAGGTTTGCCGGATGA
- a CDS encoding MATE family efflux transporter: protein MDTDLTQGSVKKHLHAIALPSAIGYVFQTMFNVTDTFFAGQISTQAVAALSLTFSIFFMIIALAGGMSQGVTALIGNALGENNKDHAKQMVMHSFILFVVLSVTLCIIGLFFAPYLMRLLGAHGAYLKEALAYINIIIYGSSFFIAVFFTNAILIAIGNTKVFRNFLIFGFFLNTLLDYWFVKGGFGIPAMGVRGIGLATIIIEFIGMVYLFIHLKRSYLLKNMPRFKFDSTILYAFVKQGLPPTANMLLMALGMFIITYFIAIFGKHVVAAYGISVRIEQIFLLPSIGINVAVLSIVSQNNGAKLYTRIKETVDYAQKLGLILWILGMILIYLFGRDLMLIFTKDSQVISAGLGYLYAAATSLYAYMLVFINISLLQGIKKPALLVYLSLARQLIVPILLFSALKYFSMPLIFYWYGIVMMIWLSAFFILWYAKRELNILNL, encoded by the coding sequence ATGGATACCGATCTCACTCAAGGCTCTGTAAAGAAACATCTTCATGCCATTGCCTTACCCTCAGCCATCGGCTATGTTTTTCAGACGATGTTCAACGTAACCGATACTTTTTTTGCCGGTCAAATTTCAACACAAGCAGTCGCCGCACTCTCTTTGACTTTTTCTATCTTCTTCATGATAATTGCACTCGCTGGTGGGATGAGTCAAGGGGTCACCGCCCTGATTGGCAACGCTCTTGGAGAAAACAACAAAGACCATGCCAAACAAATGGTCATGCATTCGTTTATATTGTTTGTTGTCTTATCAGTGACACTGTGTATTATCGGACTCTTTTTTGCACCCTATCTCATGAGACTCTTAGGAGCTCATGGCGCCTACTTAAAAGAGGCCCTTGCTTATATTAATATTATTATCTATGGGTCATCATTTTTTATTGCCGTCTTTTTTACCAATGCCATCCTCATCGCTATTGGCAATACAAAAGTCTTTCGAAATTTTTTAATTTTTGGATTTTTTTTAAATACCCTTTTGGATTACTGGTTTGTCAAAGGAGGATTTGGTATCCCAGCTATGGGAGTGAGAGGGATTGGATTGGCCACGATTATCATCGAATTTATAGGCATGGTCTATTTATTTATCCATCTAAAACGTTCGTATCTTTTAAAAAATATGCCACGATTCAAATTTGATAGTACGATATTGTATGCATTTGTCAAACAAGGCTTGCCCCCGACTGCCAATATGCTATTGATGGCCTTAGGGATGTTTATCATCACGTATTTCATCGCGATTTTTGGCAAACATGTCGTGGCTGCTTATGGTATATCGGTGCGAATCGAACAAATCTTTTTATTGCCGAGCATCGGTATCAATGTGGCCGTTTTATCCATCGTTTCTCAAAATAATGGCGCCAAATTATACACAAGAATCAAAGAGACTGTCGATTATGCGCAAAAACTTGGCTTGATATTATGGATTTTAGGGATGATTCTTATCTATCTGTTTGGTAGGGATTTGATGCTTATTTTTACAAAAGATTCACAGGTTATTTCCGCGGGATTGGGATACCTCTACGCCGCAGCAACCTCTTTGTACGCTTATATGCTTGTCTTTATCAATATCTCGTTGCTTCAAGGCATCAAAAAACCAGCCCTTTTGGTCTATCTGAGTTTGGCGCGGCAATTGATTGTCCCCATTTTACTTTTTAGTGCGTTAAAATACTTTTCTATGCCTCTTATTTTTTATTGGTATGGTATTGTCATGATGATTTGGTTGTCTGCTTTTTTTATCCTGTGGTATGCCAAAAGAGAATTAAATATATTAAATCTATAG
- a CDS encoding DUF4395 domain-containing protein, whose protein sequence is MSQSCPISNRKINGNLVRVYSIQVVLLGMLLLITTMPIFALILLYDFSIRALRLPNLSPIHLIGKFIIETLHIKPEMTDEAPKRFALFIGLFFSLSLSILYAGGSFVLGAVIAGILVVCALLEALFNYCVGCKVYQLLQLLKK, encoded by the coding sequence ATGTCACAATCATGCCCGATATCAAACCGAAAAATCAATGGCAATCTGGTACGTGTTTATTCGATTCAAGTTGTCCTCTTAGGCATGCTCTTACTGATCACGACCATGCCGATATTTGCACTCATTTTATTATATGATTTTTCGATTAGAGCATTGCGTCTTCCCAATCTCAGTCCCATCCATTTGATTGGCAAATTTATCATAGAAACACTTCATATCAAACCCGAGATGACCGATGAAGCACCCAAGCGCTTTGCCCTTTTTATTGGACTCTTTTTTTCACTCTCACTCAGCATTTTATATGCAGGAGGATCATTCGTACTTGGTGCTGTGATTGCAGGTATCTTAGTTGTGTGTGCCCTTCTTGAGGCACTATTTAATTATTGTGTCGGATGCAAAGTGTATCAACTGTTGCAATTGCTAAAAAAGTAG
- the glyQ gene encoding glycine--tRNA ligase subunit alpha has translation MLTFSEMLLKLQTFWQEEGCTIVQPYDIPAGAGTFHNATFLRSLGDKPWATAYVAPSRRPTDGRYGENPNRLGAYYQFQVLIKPSPDNIQEIYLRSLEALGLDLSQHDIRFIEDNWESPTLGAWGLGWEIWLDGMEVTQFTYFQQVGGIACDPVSVEITYGVERLAMYLQEKDSVYDLIWNENSKGVTTYGDVHKRSEYEFSTYNFEVADVKMLLEMFDNARAECKRCLEKKIALPAYDYCLMASHIFNVLDARKAISVTQRQNYILKIRELAKGCAYEYKESLDANS, from the coding sequence TTGTTAACGTTTAGTGAGATGCTATTAAAATTACAAACATTTTGGCAGGAAGAGGGATGTACGATTGTACAACCTTATGATATACCAGCAGGAGCCGGCACGTTTCATAATGCCACGTTTTTAAGAAGTCTTGGGGATAAACCTTGGGCGACTGCTTATGTGGCACCGAGTCGTAGACCGACTGATGGACGATATGGAGAAAATCCAAACCGCTTGGGTGCTTATTATCAATTTCAAGTTCTAATCAAACCCAGCCCTGATAATATTCAAGAGATTTATTTGCGAAGTTTGGAAGCGTTGGGATTGGATCTTAGCCAGCATGATATTCGTTTCATTGAGGACAATTGGGAATCTCCAACATTAGGTGCATGGGGATTGGGATGGGAGATTTGGTTAGATGGTATGGAAGTGACCCAATTTACCTATTTTCAACAAGTCGGTGGTATTGCTTGTGATCCGGTTTCTGTAGAGATTACCTATGGGGTAGAGCGATTGGCGATGTATCTACAAGAAAAAGATTCCGTTTATGATTTGATATGGAACGAAAATTCCAAAGGAGTGACGACATATGGCGATGTTCACAAACGTAGTGAGTATGAGTTCTCCACGTACAACTTTGAAGTCGCTGATGTCAAGATGCTTTTGGAAATGTTTGACAATGCGCGCGCGGAGTGCAAGCGATGCTTGGAGAAAAAAATCGCACTGCCAGCTTATGATTACTGTTTGATGGCCTCTCATATTTTCAATGTTTTGGATGCACGAAAAGCCATATCTGTGACCCAGCGCCAAAATTATATCTTAAAAATCAGAGAACTCGCCAAAGGGTGTGCTTATGAGTACAAAGAAAGTCTCGATGCAAATTCGTGA
- a CDS encoding Nif3-like dinuclear metal center hexameric protein, whose protein sequence is MQIREIYDVLNRLSPFDLQSEWDNSGLILGDYNHEIEQIYLSLDIDAALIDTVAENSLIITHHPLIFRGLKKINYALYPSNLIQKMVQKNIALISMHTNFDKTHLNRFVAHDILGYDIVSVDEFICYVHIDKMFDDLCEDLKRALGIKHLRVSGENKLIKTCAITTGSGGDLIANVDADCFLSGDFKYHQALEAKENGLSLIDIGHFESERFFGECLAPHLKNLPLKVIMSNSKNPFDYRYGHKKA, encoded by the coding sequence ATGCAAATTCGTGAGATTTATGATGTCTTAAACCGCCTCAGTCCTTTTGACTTGCAAAGCGAGTGGGACAATAGCGGGTTGATTTTGGGTGATTATAATCATGAAATAGAACAGATTTATTTGAGTTTAGATATTGATGCGGCTTTGATTGATACGGTTGCTGAAAACTCGCTGATTATCACCCACCATCCTTTGATATTTCGAGGATTAAAAAAGATTAATTATGCGCTTTATCCTTCAAATTTGATTCAAAAAATGGTACAAAAAAACATCGCTTTGATTTCGATGCATACGAATTTTGACAAGACTCACTTGAATCGTTTCGTCGCACATGATATACTCGGTTATGATATTGTATCGGTGGATGAGTTTATTTGCTATGTTCACATCGATAAAATGTTTGATGACTTGTGTGAGGATTTGAAACGTGCCTTAGGAATAAAACATTTGCGGGTAAGTGGTGAGAATAAATTGATTAAAACATGCGCCATTACCACAGGATCGGGAGGAGATTTGATTGCAAATGTGGATGCAGATTGCTTCTTGAGCGGTGATTTTAAATATCACCAAGCCCTCGAAGCGAAAGAAAATGGTTTGTCTTTGATAGACATTGGACATTTTGAAAGTGAGAGGTTTTTTGGAGAGTGTTTGGCTCCCCATTTGAAAAATTTGCCATTAAAGGTTATAATGTCAAATTCAAAAAATCCGTTTGATTATAGATATGGACACAAAAAAGCATGA
- a CDS encoding aminotransferase class I/II-fold pyridoxal phosphate-dependent enzyme, with product MVDFDYYNTLLVQHIGDKVGATAPTITPSASYGYRDANEAEAIFAGRENLPLYARVGNPTNAKLESVVSLVEGGVGAIATSSGMGALSMVLTAYLKAGDEILCIGGFFGGTYSLVDETLRRFGITNSFCDVDDFAHLESRLQAGIKMVLMESVGNPSLRLPDLQKIANLCATYQTLLVVDNTATPLLVQPLQLGADIVIHSSTKNMSGHSAALGGIAVFRKYTPGDKLQNKKYHDIHPLLEKLGEKALMGIAKKRALRDMGMSANAFGSFLTLLGLETLALRMPRVNENLTQIVTQLHASIGHKIVIHHPSLKTDKHHDRYVQHFAQGCGPIFTIDCHTKARAYALLNQLKRVTLTANIGDNRTLALHMDSTIFREFSPEAKRFLGVNEGLIRVSVGLESPEHIVQDFLQAASYL from the coding sequence ATGGTAGATTTTGATTATTATAATACGCTATTGGTACAACATATTGGTGACAAAGTCGGAGCAACCGCACCAACAATCACGCCATCTGCTTCTTATGGATATCGCGATGCCAACGAAGCTGAGGCCATTTTTGCGGGGAGAGAAAATCTCCCACTTTATGCTAGAGTCGGAAACCCCACCAATGCAAAATTAGAATCTGTTGTGAGCCTTGTAGAAGGCGGCGTAGGTGCGATTGCCACCTCATCTGGAATGGGCGCACTCTCTATGGTATTGACTGCGTATTTAAAAGCAGGAGATGAAATTCTTTGTATCGGTGGTTTTTTTGGAGGAACGTACTCTTTGGTTGATGAAACATTGCGTCGCTTTGGTATTACAAATAGCTTTTGCGACGTGGATGATTTTGCACACCTAGAATCGCGTTTGCAAGCTGGAATCAAGATGGTGTTGATGGAGAGTGTGGGCAACCCGTCTTTGCGTCTGCCTGATCTCCAAAAGATTGCAAATTTATGTGCCACCTACCAGACATTACTCGTCGTTGACAATACCGCCACTCCTCTTTTGGTACAACCCTTACAATTAGGAGCAGACATCGTCATCCACTCATCAACCAAAAATATGAGTGGGCATAGTGCCGCACTGGGGGGCATCGCTGTCTTTCGAAAATACACCCCGGGTGATAAACTTCAAAACAAGAAGTATCATGATATCCATCCCCTGCTTGAAAAATTGGGGGAGAAGGCCTTGATGGGGATTGCCAAAAAAAGAGCGCTGCGCGATATGGGGATGAGCGCCAATGCCTTTGGGTCTTTTTTAACGCTTCTGGGTCTTGAAACGCTAGCACTCAGAATGCCACGTGTCAATGAAAACCTGACACAGATAGTCACCCAACTGCATGCTTCCATTGGTCATAAAATCGTCATCCATCACCCCTCTTTAAAGACTGATAAACATCATGATAGATATGTACAGCATTTTGCTCAAGGTTGTGGTCCTATCTTTACGATTGATTGTCATACCAAAGCTCGCGCCTATGCACTTTTAAATCAGCTCAAAAGGGTCACATTAACGGCCAATATCGGTGATAACAGAACATTGGCACTCCATATGGATAGCACCATCTTTAGAGAATTTTCTCCTGAAGCAAAACGTTTCTTAGGTGTCAATGAAGGGTTGATACGCGTTTCTGTTGGGCTAGAAAGTCCTGAACACATTGTCCAAGACTTTCTACAAGCCGCTTCGTATTTATAA